In Plasmodium coatneyi strain Hackeri chromosome 5, complete sequence, a genomic segment contains:
- a CDS encoding Mitochondrial membrane protein, with protein MKLRPNRVVYRLISTNERVGLKRSFVSCPPVGKLLHVGGKQVIIPRKGSLPMWKEEGHNNSIRSVTTSIHVGAEINVCVSARFGNPCGAPFSGVSLVVTPLCANNARKRFSTKVPRDDKGVSNSPQLSKAQQSNRDEKTEESPVGSGHFPARDANATLNGKEEYTNIIEMMKKKKIKSNEKEKGKIAKMCNKGANGIKLIFTFIKKAGQQIKIIIIQPSILKVYFADLKKNIKHTVVWVKTGVLLFLTNMKISKNLIIKRLKGHRLSYSEYKLLIRTMNDMFKLIPFSFFIIVPFAEFLLPVFLKIYPNLLPSTFKNNDDNFVNIKKNLYAKQQLAKFLQQLIAEKEKQLNENIGIDSEKKKKILLKFHQQLINKDEKDVNPFLSVGDTLKIAKIFKEDFVLDQMNLKTLQTICHLLGLKPYGMHYHVVLQLRHHFLRLQREDRELMYEGVDNLKKHTLIEICKDRGMNFNTSEEEMKLQIQQWLELASIKEVPYILLLYIRCVVVTHAIMDIQDTEKVNTATMEKKDVKNATLDDKQKLIQEAKEKLDDLKMKEQEIKKNINKETSEEEGEVVPPHKDSKMKIDFLKKNKYLQNELNLLKQICDLQHTELKIAFTSLTDLAEKKQTCDINEVIKKMSERLLDIEKHISELNAHKQIELDEYFYPEEEKADDVVNIKN; from the exons ATGAAGCTTCGACCGAACAGGGTGGTTTACAGGCTCATCTCAACGAATGAGAGAGTCGGTTTGAAGAGGTCCTTTGTGAGTTGCCCCCCGGTTGGGAAGTTGCTTCATGTGGGCGGCAAGCAGGTCATCATCCCCCGTAAGGGGAGTCTTCcaatgtggaaggaagaaggacataACAACTCCATCCGAAGTGTAACAACCAGCATTCATGTAGGTGCCGAAATCAACGTCTGTGTCAGTGCCAGGTTTGGTAACCCCTGCGGTGCGCCTTTTAGTGGAGTGTCCCTGGTGGTAACCCCCCTTTGCGCAAATAATGCAAGGAAGAGGTTTTCCACGAAGGTGCCAAGGGATGATAAGGGGGTAAGTAACTCCCCTCAACTAAGCAAAGCGCAACAAAGCAATCGTGACGAAAAGACAGAAGAAAGTCCTGTCGGAAGTGGTCACTTCCCTGCACGTGATGCAAATGCCACGCTAAACGGGAAAGAGGAGTACACAAACATAATcgaaatgatgaaaaaaaaaaaaataaaaagcaacgaaaaggaaaagggaaaaatcgcaaaaatgtgcaacaaAGGAGCCAACGGAATTAAGCtaatttttaccttcataaaaaaagcaggacagcaaataaaaataataatcataCAGCCGTCCATCCTGAAGGTGTATTTTGCcgatttgaagaaaaatataaaacacaCCGTCGTGTGGGTCAAAACAGGAGTCCTCCTATTCCTCACAAATAtgaaaatttccaaaaatttaattataaaaaggtTGAAGGGACACAGATTGTCCTACTCAGAATACAAGTTGCTAATTCGGACGATGAATGACATGTTCAAATTAatccccttttcatttttcatcaTTGTTCCATTTGCAGAATTCTTACTTCCcgtatttttgaaaatttatcCCAATTTATTACCCtccacttttaaaaataatgatgataattttgtgaatataaaaaaaaatttatatgcaAAACagcagctagccaaattTCTACAACAGCTAATTgcggagaaggaaaaacagcTAAATGAAAATATCGGAATTGactctgaaaaaaaaaaaaaaattttattgaAATTTCATCAGCAATTAATTAATAAAGATGAGAAAGATGTTAACCCCTTTTTAAGTGTAGGGGACACgttaaaaattgccaaaatttttaaggaagaTTTTGTACTAGACcaaatgaatttaaaaacgCTGCAAACTATTTGTCACCTCCTTGGATTGAAGCCTTACGGAATGCATTACCACGTCGTACTCCAACTGAGACACCATTTTTTGCGCCTGCAGAGGGAAGACAGGGAACTCATGTACGAAGGGGtggacaatttaaaaaaacacacattgATAGAAATATGCAAAGATAGAGGAATGAATTTTAACACCTCCGAGGAGGAAATGAAATTACAAATTCAGCAGTGGTTAGAATTGGCCAGCATTAAGGAAGTGCCCTACATTCTACTGCTCTACATCCGCTGTGTTGTCGTTACGCATGCCATTATGGATATACAGGACACAGAAAAAGTCAACACTGCCACCATGGAGAAGAAAGACGTGAAGAATGCTACCCTCGATGATAAGCAGAAACTTATACAGGaggcaaaggaaaaactcgatgacttaaaaatgaaagaacaggaaattaaaaaaaacattaacAAGGAGACGAgtgaagaggaaggggaggtGGTTCCCCCGCACAAGGACAGCAAAATGAAGATAGACTTCCTCAAGAAGAACAAGTACCTGCAGAATGAGCTCAACCTTTTGAAGCAGATCTGCGACTTGCAGCACAC GGAGCTGAAGATTGCCTTCACGTCCTTGACCGATCTGGCGGAGAAGAAGCAAACCT GCGATATCAACgaagtgataaaaaaaatgtcggAGAGACTCCTCGACATTGAGAAGCACATTAGCGAGTTGAATGCACACAAGCAGATCGAATTG GATGAATATTTCTA